From the genome of Eublepharis macularius isolate TG4126 chromosome 12, MPM_Emac_v1.0, whole genome shotgun sequence, one region includes:
- the LOC129339195 gene encoding olfactory receptor 2AP1-like, translating into MLENETKITEFILLGFGELYGFQIPLFLIFLVIYIVTITGNILIFVLVIFDRHLHTPMYFFLGNLSFLDACYSSIILPRMLSALLTGNGIISFSNCLTQWYLCDSLIATECCLLCVMSYDRYLAVCKPLHYETIMKTPTSVQLAIASWINGFLAFLILLFLLLQSPFCGPNEMDHYFCDYYPLLKLSCSDTTLIEIMGFVVAVIYTLSPFLLTLTSYIYIIVAVFKIPSTCGRRKAFLTCSSHLIVVSIFYGSLLMVYMLPKAEGKRSMQKFSSLLYVVLPPLANPFIYSLRNKEVKEALRNIIGKMVP; encoded by the coding sequence ATGTTGGAAAATGAGACAAAGATAACTGAATTCATCCTGCTGGGATTTGGAGAACTTTATGGCTTTCAGATACCTCTTTTCCTGATATTTCTAGTGATTTACATTGTGACTATAACTGGAAACATTCTAATATTTGTGCTAGTTATCTTTGATCGTCACCTTCATACTCCCATGTACTTCTTCTTGGGGAACCTCTCCTTCTTGGATGCCTGTTATAGCTCCATTATACTTCCAAGGATGCTCTCAGCTCTCTTGACTGGGAACGGAATCATTTCTTTCAGCAATTGTCTCACCCAGTGGTATCTCTGTGATTCTTTGATAGCAACAGAATGTTGTTTACTCTGTGTGATGTCTTATGACAGGTATCTCGCAGTCTGCAAACCATTACATTATGAAACAATTATGAAGACTCCGACTTCCGTCCAACTAGCAATTGCATCATGGATCAATGGATTTTTAGCTTTTTTGATATTGCTCTTTTTACTGTTGCAGTCACCTTTTTGTGGCCCCAATGAAATGGATCATTATTTTTGTGACTATTACCCACTCCTAAAACTCTCTTGCAGTGATACCACCTTGATTGAAATTATGGGTTTTGTTGTAGCTGTCATTTATAcactttctccttttcttctaaCCTTGACTTCCTACATATATATTATAGTGGCGGTGTTCAAAATTCCTTCCACGTGTGGGAGACGAAAGGCCTTTTTGACCTGCTCATCTCACTTGATAGTTGTTTCTATTTTCTATGGGTCTCTGCTGATGGTATATATGCTGCCAAAGGCTGAAGGAAAGAGAAGTATGCAGAAATTTTCCTCTCTCCTGTATGTAGTGTTGCCTCCTCTAGCCAACCCATTCATATATAGCCTGAGAAACAAGGAGGTCAAAGAGGCTTTAAGAAATATCATTGGGAAGATGGTGCCATAA